In Edaphobacter paludis, a single window of DNA contains:
- a CDS encoding MarC family protein, translating into MILDAHSMSLAVLERSAYVRFSVLALSSIFFLVDPFAALPTFLAVTAGDDAGRRRKTAWKASLTALVVLSAFAIAGQYIFKMFGITLPAFEIAGGIILLLIGLDMLEAKRSPTQESTEEATEARAKEDAGIVPLGIPMLAGPGAITSVMVLVGQAQTRWQMAAILISIFITASICYLVLGNSDKVARALGDTGVRILVRIMGLLLVALAVQYFVNGLVDLGVIAKP; encoded by the coding sequence GTGATTCTTGACGCCCATTCGATGAGCCTGGCCGTACTGGAGCGGTCGGCATACGTGCGGTTTTCGGTGCTGGCGTTGAGCTCGATCTTCTTCCTGGTGGACCCGTTTGCTGCGTTGCCGACCTTTCTGGCGGTAACGGCGGGGGATGACGCAGGCCGTCGGCGGAAGACGGCCTGGAAGGCTTCGCTGACGGCGCTGGTGGTGCTGAGCGCGTTTGCCATTGCGGGTCAGTACATCTTCAAGATGTTCGGGATCACGCTGCCGGCGTTCGAGATCGCGGGTGGCATTATTCTGCTGCTGATCGGTCTCGATATGCTCGAGGCGAAGCGTTCCCCGACCCAGGAGTCGACGGAAGAGGCGACCGAGGCGCGGGCAAAAGAGGACGCGGGCATCGTTCCGCTGGGCATCCCGATGCTCGCCGGGCCGGGCGCGATTACCAGCGTGATGGTGCTGGTGGGCCAGGCACAGACGCGGTGGCAGATGGCGGCGATTTTGATCTCCATCTTTATTACAGCGTCGATTTGTTATTTGGTGCTGGGTAACTCGGACAAGGTAGCGCGAGCGCTGGGCGATACTGGCGTGCGGATTCTGGTGCGCATCATGGGTCTGCTGCTGGTGGCGCTGGCGGTGCAGTATTTTGTGAATGGTCTGGTGGACCTGGGTGTGATTGCCAAGCCCTGA
- a CDS encoding carboxymuconolactone decarboxylase family protein, producing MEQRFNYFKAAPDAYKAMSALEAYLHGCGLEEGLLHLVKLRASQINGCAFCLDMHSKDLRAAGETEQRLYTLDAWRECPWYTDRERAALAWTEALTLVTQGHVPDAVYEEVRKQFNEKELADLSLAITTINAWNRLSIAARTTPGTYKVGAYKAHTQ from the coding sequence ATGGAACAACGTTTTAATTATTTCAAGGCGGCGCCGGATGCTTATAAGGCGATGAGTGCTCTTGAAGCGTATCTACATGGGTGCGGGTTGGAGGAAGGACTACTTCATCTGGTCAAGCTGAGGGCATCGCAGATCAATGGCTGCGCGTTCTGCCTGGACATGCACTCGAAAGATCTGCGTGCAGCCGGAGAGACGGAGCAGCGGTTGTATACGCTCGATGCGTGGCGGGAGTGCCCCTGGTATACCGATCGGGAGCGCGCGGCGCTGGCCTGGACCGAAGCTTTGACGCTGGTGACGCAAGGGCATGTGCCCGATGCGGTGTATGAAGAGGTTCGAAAGCAGTTCAATGAGAAGGAACTGGCCGACCTGAGCCTGGCGATTACGACAATCAATGCGTGGAATCGGCTCAGTATCGCGGCACGAACGACGCCGGGGACATATAAAGTCGGAGCCTATAAAGCGCACACCCAGTAG
- a CDS encoding branched-chain amino acid transaminase, whose product MALQTTNNIWHNGNLIPWDKAQIHVMSHVVHYGSSVFEGIRCYTQPKGAGVFRLQEHMARLLDSAKIYRMPVPYTVDQLCSAVVDVVEANGIAPCYIRPIAFRGYGEIGVNPLKSPVEVYIANFPWGKYVPGNAGADVCISSWNRLAPNTMPSLAKAGANYMNSQLIRMEAEVNGYSEGIALDVNGYLSEGSGENLFLVKGGILYTTPLANSVLSGITRASVITLAKQLGIEVVEQALPREMLYIADEAFFTGTAAEVTHLRSVDRILVGDGTMGPITSALHEEFFSIVNGLKPDRHNWLTPVNVKVAEPVGA is encoded by the coding sequence ATGGCCCTTCAGACCACCAACAATATCTGGCATAACGGAAATCTCATTCCCTGGGATAAAGCCCAAATCCACGTCATGTCCCACGTGGTTCACTACGGGTCTTCGGTCTTCGAAGGCATCCGCTGTTACACGCAGCCCAAAGGTGCGGGAGTCTTTCGCCTTCAGGAACACATGGCCCGGCTCTTGGATTCCGCCAAGATCTACCGCATGCCCGTGCCCTACACGGTCGACCAGCTTTGCTCCGCCGTCGTCGATGTAGTCGAAGCCAATGGCATCGCCCCCTGCTATATCCGGCCCATTGCATTCAGAGGCTACGGCGAGATCGGCGTCAATCCGCTGAAGTCTCCGGTCGAGGTTTATATCGCGAACTTCCCGTGGGGCAAATACGTTCCCGGCAATGCTGGCGCCGACGTCTGCATCTCCAGTTGGAACCGCCTTGCGCCCAACACCATGCCCTCGCTTGCCAAGGCTGGCGCCAACTACATGAACTCGCAGCTCATCCGCATGGAAGCCGAGGTCAACGGCTACTCCGAGGGCATCGCGCTCGATGTTAACGGTTATCTCTCCGAGGGCTCTGGCGAGAACCTCTTCCTCGTTAAGGGCGGCATCCTCTACACCACGCCCCTCGCCAACTCTGTGCTCAGCGGCATCACCCGCGCCTCGGTCATCACGCTGGCCAAGCAGCTTGGCATCGAAGTCGTCGAGCAGGCGCTGCCCCGCGAGATGCTTTACATCGCTGACGAGGCGTTCTTCACCGGCACCGCCGCCGAGGTTACTCACCTCCGCTCGGTCGACCGCATCCTGGTGGGCGACGGCACTATGGGCCCCATCACCAGCGCGCTGCATGAGGAGTTCTTCAGCATCGTCAACGGATTGAAGCCCGACCGCCACAATTGGCTTACCCCGGTTAATGTGAAGGTAGCCGAACCTGTAGGCGCATAG
- a CDS encoding Gfo/Idh/MocA family oxidoreductase: protein MKEMDRRKFVKAGAAASGLLLLKSKTAFGYEANSAVRMALLGCGNRGTSVASSFAQNTTARVVALADIFPDKLALGKAHFDKLNAGLGHAAIEDRLTFHGHEAFMELAHSKDVDMVQISTPPWFHVQHLEAMVDAGKHVYCEKPVGVDVAQSKKALEIAQRVSGKQSVDVGFQVRSAPPIAAVIGRVKDGALGKIASISASYYAPASTEKMAPAGASHDEWRLRNWLWDKVLSGDILVEQNIHIIDLCNWALGGHPLKAIATGGRNILTHAGDCWDNYQVTYTYPGDVHVSFASTQFGDYGFFEAGMRIFGAEGSADVPYAGPVRILGRSAWSWQDAAAAPTEPGKFAANGEFKDNLALADREKDRSFIESITSGQFHNQIAAGVETAQSCMLGRMAAYTGREVTWEELQTHGEKFTLGMDVNRFS, encoded by the coding sequence ATGAAGGAGATGGACAGGCGGAAGTTTGTGAAGGCAGGGGCTGCGGCATCGGGACTCTTGCTGCTGAAGTCGAAGACGGCGTTCGGGTACGAGGCCAACTCGGCCGTCCGAATGGCACTGCTGGGCTGCGGCAATCGCGGAACATCGGTAGCAAGTTCGTTTGCACAAAACACGACGGCGCGGGTGGTCGCGCTGGCCGACATCTTTCCCGACAAGCTGGCGCTGGGAAAGGCGCACTTCGACAAATTGAACGCAGGGCTTGGCCATGCGGCGATTGAGGACAGGTTGACCTTCCACGGCCACGAGGCGTTCATGGAGCTCGCGCACTCGAAGGACGTGGACATGGTGCAGATCTCGACGCCGCCGTGGTTTCATGTGCAGCATCTGGAGGCGATGGTGGACGCGGGCAAGCATGTCTACTGCGAGAAGCCGGTCGGCGTGGACGTGGCCCAGTCAAAGAAGGCGCTGGAGATTGCGCAGCGAGTCAGCGGCAAGCAGAGCGTGGATGTGGGCTTTCAGGTGAGGAGCGCTCCGCCGATTGCCGCTGTGATCGGAAGGGTAAAGGACGGCGCGCTCGGCAAGATCGCATCGATCTCTGCGAGCTACTATGCGCCTGCGTCGACGGAAAAGATGGCACCCGCTGGTGCCTCGCACGACGAATGGCGGCTGCGCAACTGGTTATGGGACAAGGTGCTCTCCGGAGACATTCTGGTCGAGCAGAACATTCACATCATTGACCTTTGCAATTGGGCGCTGGGCGGTCATCCCCTGAAGGCGATCGCCACTGGAGGGCGCAACATTCTGACCCATGCGGGCGACTGTTGGGACAACTATCAGGTGACCTACACCTATCCAGGCGATGTCCACGTGAGCTTTGCGTCGACACAGTTTGGTGATTACGGATTTTTTGAGGCCGGGATGCGGATCTTTGGAGCCGAGGGTTCGGCGGATGTCCCATATGCCGGGCCAGTCCGAATTCTTGGCCGATCGGCATGGTCGTGGCAGGATGCAGCCGCCGCGCCAACGGAGCCGGGTAAATTCGCTGCCAACGGGGAGTTCAAGGACAACCTCGCATTGGCGGACCGCGAAAAGGACCGTAGCTTTATCGAGAGCATTACCTCAGGACAATTCCACAACCAGATTGCCGCCGGCGTGGAGACAGCGCAGAGCTGCATGCTGGGCCGTATGGCCGCTTACACCGGCCGCGAGGTGACCTGGGAGGAACTGCAAACCCACGGAGAGAAGTTCACGCTGGGAATGGACGTGAACCGCTTTAGTTAG
- a CDS encoding NAD(P)H-dependent oxidoreductase has translation MARIVVIVGHARTGTFCEALGESYARGARAGGHAVKLFVTSRMKFDPILHEGFERVQPLEPDIKAAHDAMMEADHLVLIFPLWLGTQPAILNGFLERVLQPDLVESSKKGKFLKLLKGKSARVIITMGMPGVVYRWWFGAHALKILRNILRFMGVSPIRSIIYGNVEGVGAEGRRRWLARVEELGRRGV, from the coding sequence ATGGCACGCATTGTCGTTATCGTGGGTCACGCACGCACCGGAACTTTTTGCGAGGCTCTTGGGGAAAGCTATGCACGAGGGGCCAGGGCGGGTGGACATGCCGTGAAATTGTTCGTCACCAGCAGAATGAAGTTCGACCCCATTCTGCATGAGGGCTTCGAACGGGTGCAGCCTCTCGAACCGGATATTAAGGCAGCACACGACGCAATGATGGAGGCCGATCATTTAGTGCTGATCTTTCCGCTGTGGCTGGGCACGCAGCCGGCAATCCTGAACGGCTTTCTTGAGCGCGTGTTGCAACCTGATCTGGTTGAGTCGTCAAAAAAAGGCAAGTTCCTGAAGTTGCTGAAAGGCAAGTCGGCGCGTGTCATCATCACCATGGGAATGCCGGGTGTTGTCTATCGTTGGTGGTTTGGAGCACATGCCCTGAAGATCCTGCGTAATATTTTGCGTTTTATGGGCGTGTCTCCGATTCGCTCCATCATCTATGGCAATGTTGAGGGAGTCGGTGCGGAGGGACGGCGGCGATGGCTGGCGCGGGTCGAAGAACTGGGGCGGCGTGGGGTTTAG
- the tyrS gene encoding tyrosine--tRNA ligase, with protein sequence MSMFPSLEDQLDLITKGAAEILPLDALKERIQQSIAAGKPMRIKAGFDPTAPDLHLGHTVLIRKLRHFQQLGHTVIFLIGDSTALIGDPTGRNVTRKPLTPEQIAANAETYKEQVFKILDPEKTEVRYNSEWLDKLNYYDMVRLLAQFTVSQMLEREDFHKRFDAEQPIALHEMIYPVAQGYDSVELKSDVELGGTDQKFNLMRGRDLQKHFGQPQQIVLMVPILEGLDGVQKMSKSLNNAIGIHEPASEMYGKLMSISDELMWKYWMLLTDLRKSEIAQMQADVASGALHPMQAKKNLAHAITGDFHSAAEADAAAENWTRQFQQREVANDLEEVTVEYSSVAGADANTVRMAKLLAQAGLAGSGSEATRKLAEGAVRVGTEVHREATLTLESLPVRLTLRLGKRAKAVTVAE encoded by the coding sequence ATGTCCATGTTTCCTTCGCTTGAAGACCAGCTTGACCTCATCACCAAGGGCGCTGCCGAGATTCTTCCGCTGGACGCTCTCAAGGAGCGCATTCAGCAGTCCATTGCCGCGGGCAAGCCGATGCGCATCAAGGCGGGCTTTGACCCGACCGCGCCTGACCTGCATCTTGGCCATACGGTGCTGATTCGCAAGCTGCGACACTTTCAGCAGCTTGGGCATACGGTCATCTTTTTGATCGGAGATTCGACGGCGCTGATCGGCGACCCGACCGGGCGCAACGTCACGCGCAAGCCGCTGACGCCGGAGCAGATTGCGGCCAATGCGGAGACGTATAAGGAGCAGGTGTTCAAGATTCTCGATCCCGAGAAGACCGAGGTTCGCTACAACTCCGAGTGGCTGGACAAGCTGAACTACTACGATATGGTGCGGCTGCTGGCGCAGTTCACGGTGTCCCAGATGCTGGAGCGCGAGGACTTTCACAAGCGCTTCGACGCGGAGCAGCCGATTGCGCTGCACGAGATGATCTATCCGGTGGCGCAGGGCTACGACTCGGTCGAGCTGAAGAGCGATGTGGAGCTGGGCGGGACCGACCAGAAGTTCAACCTGATGCGCGGGCGCGATCTGCAGAAGCACTTTGGCCAGCCGCAGCAGATTGTGCTGATGGTGCCGATTCTTGAAGGGCTGGACGGTGTGCAGAAGATGTCGAAGTCGCTGAACAATGCGATCGGCATCCACGAACCGGCTTCGGAGATGTATGGCAAGCTGATGTCGATCTCCGATGAGCTGATGTGGAAGTACTGGATGCTGCTGACCGATCTGCGTAAGTCGGAGATTGCACAGATGCAGGCCGATGTCGCCAGCGGTGCGCTGCATCCGATGCAGGCGAAGAAGAATCTTGCTCATGCCATTACCGGCGATTTTCATTCGGCGGCGGAGGCCGATGCGGCGGCGGAGAACTGGACCAGGCAGTTTCAGCAGCGCGAGGTCGCGAATGATCTCGAAGAGGTAACGGTGGAATATAGCTCCGTCGCCGGAGCCGATGCGAATACGGTGCGGATGGCGAAGCTGCTGGCACAGGCCGGGCTTGCCGGGTCGGGGAGCGAGGCTACGCGGAAGCTTGCTGAGGGGGCAGTTCGCGTAGGCACTGAGGTGCACCGCGAGGCGACGCTCACACTGGAGTCGCTGCCTGTAAGGCTTACGTTACGGCTGGGCAAAAGGGCCAAAGCTGTAACGGTTGCAGAATGA
- a CDS encoding DDE-type integrase/transposase/recombinase, producing MSTGGPATSSTSISSAWPASSSPGHRVQGDRTCETRGAGYEYLHIAIDDHSRISFAAILPDQTSASAQLFFRMTGLYYSRFGFSCRRVLTDNGPCYRDGTFRRVLHRQHIRHRFTRPTSHVPTERQNASSRPHCESGLMPAPIRTPQLPIQP from the coding sequence ATGAGTACCGGCGGCCCGGCGACCTCATCCACTTCGATATCAAGCGCCTGGCCCGCATCGTCAAGCCCCGGCCATCGCGTCCAAGGCGACCGCACCTGCGAAACCCGCGGCGCAGGCTACGAATACCTGCACATCGCCATCGACGATCACAGCCGCATCAGCTTCGCCGCCATCCTGCCCGATCAGACCAGTGCCTCGGCCCAACTGTTCTTCCGCATGACCGGCCTTTACTACTCTCGCTTCGGCTTCTCCTGCCGCCGTGTCCTTACCGACAACGGTCCCTGCTATCGCGACGGAACCTTCCGCAGGGTGCTCCACCGTCAACACATCCGGCACCGCTTCACCCGTCCTACATCCCACGTACCAACGGAAAGGCAGAACGCTTCATCCAGACCGCACTGCGAGAGTGGGCTTATGCCCGCTCCTATCAGAACTCCGCAGCTTCCCATTCAGCCCTGA
- a CDS encoding sugar phosphate isomerase/epimerase family protein: MRRRDFLGLAATAALAGTTGIADAMGGAGARGTPVRMGRTMELGLVISPFQGPEETIKRVHDLGLATCFLSLDGYIGKFTPQLATQMRGLLDRYGVRATTVEVVGPGKLVWDFMQGPSTIGLIPRATRAVRMDALRQVSDFAKLVGVNQVQTHCGFIPEDPADPLYAEAVVAIREVAKHCAGNGQEFLMETGQETPTTMSRMLRDVAQPNLGVGLDTANLILYGKANPVDAVDILGPHVKSIHAKDGRWPTDPSKLGEEVLIGTGLVDFHKVFSKLHRLGYNGAVTIERETSGPQQIADVRQEKAYLEKVLADVIG; the protein is encoded by the coding sequence ATGCGGCGGAGAGATTTTCTGGGTTTGGCAGCGACGGCTGCGCTGGCGGGTACGACTGGGATCGCAGATGCAATGGGTGGTGCGGGAGCGAGGGGTACACCGGTCCGGATGGGCAGGACGATGGAGTTGGGCCTGGTCATCTCGCCCTTTCAGGGCCCTGAGGAGACAATCAAGCGGGTGCACGACCTGGGCCTTGCTACCTGCTTTCTTTCTCTCGATGGTTATATTGGCAAATTTACGCCGCAACTGGCGACGCAGATGCGTGGATTGCTGGACCGCTATGGCGTAAGGGCGACGACGGTAGAGGTGGTAGGGCCGGGAAAATTGGTGTGGGATTTTATGCAGGGACCATCGACCATCGGGCTGATTCCGCGTGCCACGCGCGCGGTGCGGATGGACGCGCTACGACAGGTCTCCGATTTTGCGAAGCTCGTGGGCGTGAACCAGGTGCAGACCCACTGCGGATTCATTCCCGAAGATCCTGCCGATCCGCTCTATGCGGAGGCAGTCGTCGCAATTCGCGAGGTGGCGAAGCATTGCGCGGGGAACGGACAGGAATTCTTGATGGAGACAGGGCAGGAGACGCCGACAACCATGTCGCGGATGCTGCGCGATGTGGCGCAGCCGAATCTCGGCGTCGGACTCGATACGGCCAACCTGATTCTGTACGGCAAGGCGAACCCGGTGGATGCAGTGGACATTCTGGGGCCGCATGTGAAGAGCATTCATGCCAAGGACGGCAGATGGCCGACCGACCCCAGCAAGCTCGGCGAAGAGGTTCTGATTGGCACCGGCCTGGTGGACTTCCATAAAGTATTCAGCAAACTCCATCGACTGGGTTACAACGGCGCGGTGACAATTGAACGCGAGACCTCGGGACCGCAGCAGATTGCCGATGTACGTCAGGAGAAGGCGTATCTGGAGAAGGTTCTGGCTGACGTGATTGGCTGA
- a CDS encoding helix-turn-helix domain-containing protein produces the protein MKLAAASFNVTAKTAAKWVRRCREFGATGLGDRSSRPRRCPRATSSLLIEKVLALRRLRYNGWPIARALGLSRATVSRILCRAT, from the coding sequence TTGAAGCTGGCCGCGGCCAGCTTCAACGTCACAGCGAAGACGGCAGCCAAGTGGGTGCGCCGGTGCCGCGAGTTCGGGGCAACCGGTCTAGGCGATCGATCCTCGCGTCCGCGGCGATGCCCACGCGCCACTTCTTCTCTTCTCATAGAAAAGGTTTTGGCGCTTCGCCGGCTGCGATACAACGGCTGGCCGATCGCTCGCGCTCTGGGTTTGAGCCGCGCGACGGTCAGCCGCATCCTCTGCCGGGCGACATGA
- a CDS encoding DUF3253 domain-containing protein, with protein sequence MPDRRPKPDRPTPHKDKLCKTCRRPIQWQKKYEQDWDIIKFCSEACSGYHPGERDAALEAAILSLLAERTADGDKTKTICPSEAAKLVSGDARDKDKATRRDWEALMEPARAAARRLVVAGKIEITQHGAVVNPSTAKGPIRLRLSTRHLD encoded by the coding sequence ATGCCGGACCGCAGACCCAAACCCGACCGCCCCACCCCGCACAAAGATAAGCTCTGCAAGACCTGTCGCCGCCCCATCCAGTGGCAGAAGAAATACGAGCAGGATTGGGACATCATCAAGTTTTGCAGCGAAGCCTGCAGCGGCTACCACCCCGGCGAAAGGGACGCAGCCCTTGAAGCCGCCATCCTCTCGCTCCTCGCCGAACGCACCGCCGACGGAGACAAGACCAAAACCATCTGCCCCTCCGAAGCAGCCAAACTGGTCAGCGGCGACGCCCGCGACAAGGACAAAGCCACCCGCCGCGATTGGGAGGCCCTCATGGAGCCAGCCCGCGCCGCAGCCCGTCGTCTCGTCGTCGCAGGCAAGATCGAGATCACCCAACACGGAGCCGTCGTCAACCCATCCACGGCCAAAGGCCCCATCCGCCTCCGTCTATCCACACGTCATCTCGACTGA
- a CDS encoding DUF4337 domain-containing protein — translation MEPTEMQEFTKQLHEANEEKGESLTHISLAISILAVLVAMVTVLGHRSHTEAILMQSRVADQWNLYQAKKIRMDSLSVTVDLIQLQSFASSPGAVAKLQEYKAHIAKWKTDLAEEQEKAHEYEQEVSLAERRASHYDLGEALLQISVVLSSITLFTRRRSYFYLGLTIGAIGMVVAALGLLVH, via the coding sequence ATGGAACCTACAGAAATGCAGGAGTTCACCAAGCAACTCCATGAAGCAAACGAAGAAAAGGGTGAATCCCTCACCCATATTTCGCTGGCAATCTCCATTCTCGCCGTCCTCGTTGCTATGGTCACGGTTCTCGGGCACCGCAGCCACACCGAGGCGATTCTCATGCAATCCCGTGTCGCCGACCAGTGGAACCTCTACCAGGCCAAGAAAATCCGCATGGATAGCCTCTCCGTGACCGTCGACCTCATCCAGCTGCAATCCTTTGCCAGTTCCCCTGGCGCAGTGGCCAAATTGCAGGAATATAAAGCCCACATTGCGAAATGGAAGACGGACCTCGCCGAAGAACAGGAAAAGGCCCATGAATACGAGCAAGAGGTCAGCCTGGCGGAACGACGGGCCTCACATTACGATCTCGGCGAAGCCCTACTCCAGATTTCGGTCGTCCTCTCCTCCATTACGCTTTTCACGCGGCGCCGATCCTACTTCTATCTCGGCCTCACAATTGGGGCCATCGGTATGGTTGTCGCCGCTCTGGGCTTGCTCGTCCACTAA
- a CDS encoding MmcQ/YjbR family DNA-binding protein, producing the protein MDAERIRAFLLKLPHVVETMQWGANLVFWTGDKAIGGKMFALVNLDGDGRAVISYSAGAERYAELLEIDGIFPAPYMARIYWVAAERWSVFRNPEWEQQLRSAYDLTLAKLPPKTRATLALPKAKQKQLIAERRKLLAARSTTSPN; encoded by the coding sequence ATGGACGCCGAACGCATCCGCGCCTTCCTCCTCAAACTCCCCCATGTCGTCGAGACCATGCAATGGGGCGCAAACCTTGTCTTCTGGACAGGGGATAAGGCTATCGGCGGAAAGATGTTCGCGCTGGTCAATCTCGACGGCGATGGCAGAGCCGTCATCTCCTACTCCGCGGGCGCAGAGCGTTACGCCGAGCTACTCGAAATCGACGGCATCTTTCCCGCGCCCTACATGGCCCGCATCTATTGGGTCGCCGCCGAGCGCTGGAGCGTCTTCCGCAATCCCGAATGGGAGCAGCAGCTCCGTTCCGCGTACGACCTGACTCTCGCCAAACTCCCACCGAAAACCCGGGCCACCCTGGCGCTGCCAAAGGCAAAGCAAAAGCAGCTCATCGCCGAACGCCGAAAACTATTGGCTGCACGGTCAACAACCTCACCAAACTAA